In a genomic window of Microterricola viridarii:
- a CDS encoding deoxyguanosinetriphosphate triphosphohydrolase family protein produces MQSFAKSHTGGGRERAIPEPAAPGTGEDEFRVDIERIRFSPYFSRLSAVTQVIPQAGSGTTVHNRLTHSLKVSAVARSIAVGLRDAPEEVRNTVAELGGCDPVVVQAAASAHDLGHPPFGHLGEQVLDRLARGNLGLPDGFEGNAQTFRILTALDSCDATARGLNLTRAVRAAVLKYPWTRNEWRALPPEPAERLPRGVGADSASGALKFSAYSIDALEMADVRSVFPAIGRHQQTLECSVMDIADDIAYSVHDLDDFYRAGVLQYTSVSVELNGWLIAQSALADLDAEELRAGLAVRRPGYALEAAWRHTQAKDAWIADADAFRESVERVTDDLVEGLLTLPYDGGLEADRAVAAFTRRWIDRLKGSIRVERTPNVRSGHVRLRSDAWHDVVVLKFVHTRFVLDRSDLAVYQRGQARVLETLAEGFHLWLNDPADAGRAPRRLLDSIEAATDEYRALRADAPEYFAAVGATTSDADIARFGRSRAVVDYIASFTDAQAMGIAALISGTSDNLWESGRSL; encoded by the coding sequence ATGCAGAGCTTTGCGAAATCCCACACCGGCGGCGGGCGCGAGCGCGCGATCCCCGAGCCCGCGGCACCCGGCACGGGCGAGGACGAGTTCCGCGTCGACATCGAGCGCATCCGCTTCTCCCCCTACTTCTCCCGGCTCTCCGCGGTCACCCAGGTGATCCCGCAGGCCGGCTCCGGCACGACCGTGCACAACCGGCTCACCCACTCGCTCAAGGTGTCGGCCGTGGCCCGCTCGATCGCGGTCGGCCTGCGCGACGCCCCGGAGGAGGTGCGCAACACGGTCGCCGAGCTCGGCGGCTGCGACCCCGTCGTCGTGCAGGCTGCGGCATCCGCCCACGACCTCGGCCACCCGCCGTTCGGCCACCTCGGCGAGCAGGTGCTCGACCGCCTCGCCCGCGGCAATCTCGGCCTGCCCGACGGCTTCGAGGGCAACGCGCAGACGTTCCGCATCCTGACCGCGCTGGACAGCTGCGACGCGACCGCGCGGGGCCTGAACCTCACCCGGGCGGTGCGGGCCGCCGTGCTCAAGTACCCGTGGACCCGCAACGAGTGGCGCGCGCTGCCCCCGGAGCCGGCGGAGCGCCTGCCCCGCGGGGTCGGCGCCGACTCGGCATCCGGCGCCCTCAAGTTCTCGGCCTACTCGATCGACGCGCTCGAGATGGCGGATGTGCGCTCGGTGTTCCCGGCGATCGGGCGGCACCAGCAGACGCTGGAGTGCTCGGTGATGGACATCGCCGACGACATCGCCTACTCGGTGCACGACCTCGACGACTTCTACCGCGCGGGCGTGCTGCAGTACACCTCCGTCTCGGTCGAGCTGAACGGCTGGCTCATCGCCCAGAGCGCGCTCGCCGACCTGGACGCGGAGGAGCTGCGCGCCGGCCTAGCCGTGCGCCGGCCGGGCTACGCGCTGGAGGCCGCCTGGCGGCACACCCAGGCCAAGGACGCCTGGATCGCCGACGCCGACGCGTTCCGGGAGTCGGTCGAGCGGGTCACCGACGACCTGGTCGAGGGCCTGCTCACGCTGCCCTACGACGGCGGGCTCGAGGCCGACCGCGCGGTCGCCGCCTTCACCCGGCGCTGGATCGACCGGCTCAAGGGCTCCATCCGGGTCGAGCGCACGCCGAACGTGCGCAGCGGCCACGTGCGCCTGCGCAGCGACGCCTGGCACGACGTCGTCGTGCTCAAGTTCGTGCACACCCGCTTCGTGCTCGACCGCAGCGACCTCGCCGTCTACCAGCGCGGCCAGGCCCGCGTGCTCGAGACGCTCGCCGAGGGCTTCCACCTTTGGTTGAACGACCCGGCGGATGCCGGCCGCGCCCCGCGCCGGCTGCTCGACTCGATCGAGGCCGCCACCGACGAGTACCGGGCGCTGCGCGCGGACGCCCCGGAGTACTTCGCGGCGGTCGGCGCCACCACGAGCGACGCCGACATCGCCCGCTTCGGCCGCTCCCGCGCCGTCGTGGACTACATCGCCTCCTTCACCGACGCCCAGGCGATGGGGATCGCGGCGCTGATCAGCGGCACCTCCGACAACCTCTGGGAGTCCGGCCGCAGCCTGTAG